A window of the bacterium genome harbors these coding sequences:
- a CDS encoding response regulator: MTEHKKTVLYVEDNEMNRLLVRRILEPRGYTVIEASDGITGVKLAEEKIPDLILMDINLPLLDGHAATTRIKSLERCAHIPVIAVTANAMEGDRERSLIAGCDGYIKKPLDIDLLPSQIEDFISGSRETVDARSEKKLYKEYNEKLVMNLQRHIEELEAKNKLIEQQSKEMQDAYMGIITSFLRAVEEKHSYTAGHSARVRSYSLKIGEKLGLPLSQMEHLSQGALLHDIGKLVIEISSLKSDADLTDAQWEEMRRHPEIGYKILKPITFLGDVVNIVYQHHERWDGKGYPQGLHGEQIDFLASIVTVADSYDAMTTNRGYNKLYSIDEAKTEFQRCSGTNFNPVVVTAFVEVLDEMKSRKRPV; encoded by the coding sequence ATGACCGAACACAAGAAAACCGTGTTATATGTCGAGGACAATGAAATGAATCGGCTCCTCGTCCGTCGCATTTTGGAACCTCGCGGCTATACCGTGATCGAAGCAAGCGACGGCATTACCGGAGTCAAATTGGCCGAAGAAAAAATTCCCGACCTTATTTTGATGGACATCAATTTGCCGTTGCTGGACGGGCACGCGGCGACGACGCGGATCAAAAGCCTCGAACGTTGCGCGCACATTCCGGTGATCGCCGTGACCGCCAATGCCATGGAAGGCGATCGCGAGCGTTCGTTGATTGCCGGCTGTGACGGTTATATCAAAAAACCGCTGGATATCGATTTACTTCCATCCCAGATTGAAGATTTTATTTCCGGCAGCCGCGAGACCGTCGATGCGCGCAGTGAGAAAAAATTGTATAAAGAATACAATGAAAAACTGGTGATGAATTTACAACGGCACATCGAGGAACTTGAAGCCAAAAATAAATTGATCGAACAGCAATCGAAGGAAATGCAGGATGCGTATATGGGGATCATTACGTCATTTTTGCGTGCGGTTGAAGAGAAGCATTCTTACACGGCCGGACACTCGGCTCGCGTGCGTTCCTACAGTCTGAAAATCGGAGAAAAGCTGGGATTACCCTTGTCGCAGATGGAACATCTTTCTCAAGGTGCGTTATTGCATGATATCGGTAAATTAGTAATCGAGATATCCAGCCTCAAAAGTGACGCCGATCTCACGGATGCACAATGGGAAGAAATGCGCCGGCATCCTGAAATCGGTTACAAAATTCTTAAGCCGATTACTTTTCTCGGAGATGTCGTTAATATTGTTTATCAACATCATGAGCGTTGGGACGGAAAAGGCTATCCGCAAGGTTTACATGGAGAACAAATTGATTTTCTGGCGTCCATCGTAACGGTGGCTGACAGTTACGATGCCATGACAACGAATCGAGGATATAATAAATTATATTCGATCGATGAAGCTAAAACGGAATTTCAGCGCTGTTCCGGAACTAATTTTAATCCCGTTGTTGTAACGGCATTTGTGGAAGTGCTCGATGAAATGAAATCCCGCAAACGTCCCGTATGA